The DNA region GAAACAGCGCCCATCTCCCGGCGCCATCGATGCGCGCCGCCTCATAGTAGACCTCGGGGATCTGCTTGAGGCCCGCCAGGAAGATGATGATCGCGAACCCCATCCCGTGCCACACGGCGACGGCGGTGATGGAGGGCAACGCCTGCTGCGGGCTCCGGAGGAACGGCTGCTGGGGCAGCCCCAGGAAATCGAGCCACACGTTCAGGGGGCCGAATTGAGGCTGATACATCCAGCGCCATACCCAGGCGATGGCCACCGTAGACGTGACGAAGGGGATGAAATACACCGCCCGGAACAGCCCGATCAGGCGACGGATGTGATTCAACATCAGGGCGATGGCCAGGGACAGCACAAGCTGGCTAGGAACCCCCAGGACCACATACAGGAACGTATTTTGAAACGCCTTGCGGGTGACCGACTTAGGATTCTCAAGCTCGGTGACGATCTTGACAAAGTTCTTCAACCCGACGAAAGGCTGCTCGGGCGAGAGCGGATTCCAATCACGCAAGCTCATATTGAAGGCGAACAGGGTAGGGGCCAAACGGATGAAGAGGAAGAAGGCCA from Chloroflexota bacterium includes:
- a CDS encoding sugar ABC transporter permease, with amino-acid sequence MLKLPIRVGLQRKRQIWAYIFLLIPMAFFLFIRLAPTLFAFNMSLRDWNPLSPEQPFVGLKNFVKIVTELENPKSVTRKAFQNTFLYVVLGVPSQLVLSLAIALMLNHIRRLIGLFRAVYFIPFVTSTVAIAWVWRWMYQPQFGPLNVWLDFLGLPQQPFLRSPQQALPSITAVAVWHGMGFAIIIFLAGLKQIPEVYYEAARIDGAGRWALFRHITIPLLNPTIVYLTVLQTISFLRMFTEVLNMTRQGDGGPLNSTTTVVLRVYREGFGSLNMGFAAALTVVLFAIILIITIIQLRFLTRRFEY